In one window of Echeneis naucrates chromosome 17, fEcheNa1.1, whole genome shotgun sequence DNA:
- the glula gene encoding glutamate-ammonia ligase (glutamine synthase) a yields the protein MATSASASLSKAVKQQYMELPQGDKVQAMYIWIDGTGEGLRCKTRTLDFEPKSIEDLPEWNFDGSSTYQSEGSNSDMYLIPSAIFRDPFRKDPNKLVLCEVLKYNRKPAETNLRITCKKVMDMVEEQHPWFGMEQEYTILGTDGHPFGWPSNGFPGPQGPYYCGVGADKAYGRDVVEAHYRACLYAGVKICGTNAEVMPAQWEFQVGPCEGINMGDHLWVARFILHRVCEDFGVVASFDPKPIPGNWNGAGCHTNFSTKEMREEGGLKAIEDSIEKLAKKHSYHIRAYDPKGGLDNARRLTGHHETSNIDEFSAGVANRGASIRIPRNVGQEKKGYFEDRRPSANCDPYAVIEALIRTCLLNEEGDVPADY from the exons ATGGCTACCTCAGCCAGCGCCAGCTTGAGTAAAGCTGTCAAGCAGCAGTACATGGAGCTCCCCCAGGGGGATAAAGTCCAAGCCATGTACATTTGGATTGACGGGACCGGAGAGGGACTCCGATGCAAAACCAGGACGCTGGATTTTGAGCCCAAAAGCATTGAAG ATCTCCCTGAGTGGAACTTCGATGGCTCCAGCACCTACCAGTCTGAGGGCTCCAACAGCGACATGTATCTGATTCCTTCTGCCATTTTCCGTGATCCGTTCCGTAAAGACCCCAACAAGCTGGTCTTGTGTGAAGTGCTGAAGTACAACCGGAAACCTGCAG aAACCAACCTTCGAATTACATGCAAGAAGGTGATGGACATGGTGGAGGAACAACATCCTTGGTTTGGCATGGAGCAGGAGTATACCATTCTGGGCACAGATGGGCACCCATTTGGCTGGCCATCTAATGGTTTCCCTGGACCACAAG GTCCTTACTACTGCGGTGTGGGAGCTGACAAAGCCTATGGCAGAGATGTTGTGGAGGCCCACTACAGAGCTTGTCTGTATGCTGGAGTCAAGATTTGTGGCACTAATGCAGAAGTGATGCCTGCTCAG TGGGAGTTCCAGGTTGGACCTTGTGAAGGGATCAATATGGGTGATCATCTCTGGGTGGCACGTTTCATCCTGCACCGTGTTTGTGAAGATTTTGGTGTTGTTGCCTCATTTGACCCCAAGCCAATCCCTGGCAACTGGAATGGTGCTGGCTGCCATACGAACTTCAGTACAAAGGAGATGAGGGAAGAAGGTGGATTAAA AGCGATTGAGGATTCAATCGAAAAGCTTGCTAAGAAGCACAGCTATCACATTCGTGCCTATGATCCCAAAGGGGGGCTTGACAATGCCCGCCGTCTCACTGGCCACCATGAAACCTCAAACATTGATGAATTCTCCGCCGGAGTGGCCAATCGCGGCGCTAGCATCCGCATTCCTCGTAATGTCGGGCAGGAGAAGAAAGGCTACTTTGAGGACCGCCGCCCTTCAGCCAACTGCGACCCGTATGCTGTGATCGAGGCTCTCATCCGTACCTGTTTGCTGAACGAGGAGGGAGACGTACCTGCGGATTACTAA